Proteins from a genomic interval of Parvivirga hydrogeniphila:
- the rlmN gene encoding 23S rRNA (adenine(2503)-C(2))-methyltransferase RlmN — MSLPDIAAYDRAGLERLFSEMGEPRYRARQVLRWLWVRGASSFEEMTDLAASLRQTLAERFTIGRPELVAREVSSDGTRKYLWRLADGATVESVGIPSGNRLTVCFSTQAGCAMGCAFCATGASGFTRNLSAGEMAAQVAGVARDFSARVSNAVAMGQGEPFANYDATLAALRILNDPDALGIGARHITVSTCGIVPGIERFAAEPEQFTLAVSLHSAVQTTRDRLMPGVRRYPLAALKDALLRYFAATGRRPTLEVALISAVNDTDEEIDSLVAFCTGMPVHVNLIPMNPVEGSPFSRASDERVRKVLHALSDAGIETSVRAERGADISAACGQLRQRVSGA, encoded by the coding sequence GTGAGCCTTCCTGACATCGCAGCGTACGACCGTGCCGGGCTCGAGCGTCTGTTCTCAGAGATGGGCGAGCCGCGCTATCGGGCCCGGCAGGTCCTGCGCTGGCTGTGGGTGCGCGGCGCATCTTCCTTCGAGGAGATGACCGACCTTGCGGCGTCGTTGCGCCAGACGCTGGCTGAGCGCTTCACGATCGGCCGGCCCGAGCTCGTCGCACGCGAGGTCTCCTCGGACGGCACCAGGAAGTACCTGTGGCGCCTCGCCGACGGAGCGACGGTCGAATCGGTCGGTATCCCTTCGGGAAACCGGCTCACGGTGTGCTTCTCGACGCAGGCAGGGTGCGCGATGGGCTGCGCGTTCTGTGCAACAGGCGCGTCAGGATTCACACGCAACCTCTCCGCTGGCGAGATGGCCGCGCAGGTCGCCGGCGTTGCGCGCGACTTCTCCGCGCGGGTGTCGAACGCCGTCGCGATGGGTCAGGGCGAGCCGTTCGCGAACTATGACGCGACGCTTGCCGCGCTCCGGATCCTCAACGACCCGGACGCGCTCGGCATCGGCGCACGGCACATCACGGTGTCGACCTGCGGCATCGTTCCCGGCATCGAGCGCTTCGCGGCCGAGCCGGAGCAGTTCACGCTCGCAGTGTCGCTGCACTCGGCCGTCCAGACGACGCGCGACCGCCTGATGCCCGGCGTGCGTCGCTACCCGCTTGCCGCGCTCAAGGACGCACTCCTTCGGTACTTCGCGGCGACCGGCCGCCGCCCGACGCTTGAGGTCGCGCTCATCTCAGCCGTGAACGACACCGACGAGGAGATCGACTCCCTCGTCGCGTTCTGCACAGGAATGCCCGTGCACGTGAACCTCATCCCGATGAATCCCGTCGAGGGCTCGCCGTTCTCGCGCGCGAGCGACGAGCGCGTGCGGAAAGTGCTGCACGCGCTCTCGGATGCCGGCATCGAGACCTCGGTGCGCGCCGAGCGAGGCGCCGACATCAGCGCTGCGTGCGGCCAGCTCCGGCAACGCGTCTCGGGGGCCTGA
- a CDS encoding D-alanine--D-alanine ligase family protein — MQAPDIAGVRVAVLMGGRSAEREVSLNTGEQVVAALLERGADAFPIDTAQPSFIDELRVTKPDVAFICLHGRYGEDGTVQGLLELLDLPYVGSGVLASALAMDKVASKHVFSACGVPTPPYVVVREGRPWSDEEVVDAVGPRCVVKPASEGSAIGVTIVHDPSELAPAIAEAFRHDSVVLVERFIDGTEVTVGVLGVDPPFALPTLEIVPAHEFYDYESKYVPGMSRHIIPARVPEEARELCAKLAVAAHEALGCRGVSRTDIIVEPSGEAWVLEVNTIPGMTRTSLLPDAARAAGIEFPELCALLVGYALGDSSSEA; from the coding sequence GTGCAAGCGCCTGACATAGCGGGTGTGCGGGTGGCGGTGCTGATGGGCGGGCGCTCGGCCGAGCGCGAGGTGTCGCTCAACACGGGCGAGCAGGTGGTGGCAGCGCTGCTCGAGCGGGGAGCGGACGCGTTTCCCATCGACACCGCGCAGCCGTCGTTCATCGACGAGCTGCGGGTCACCAAGCCAGACGTCGCGTTCATCTGTCTGCACGGCAGGTACGGCGAGGACGGCACGGTGCAGGGGCTGCTCGAGCTTCTCGACCTTCCGTACGTGGGGTCAGGAGTGCTGGCAAGCGCGCTCGCGATGGACAAGGTCGCGTCCAAGCACGTGTTCTCCGCGTGTGGCGTGCCGACGCCCCCGTACGTGGTGGTGCGCGAGGGCCGGCCGTGGAGCGACGAGGAGGTGGTCGACGCCGTCGGGCCTCGGTGCGTCGTCAAGCCAGCGTCCGAAGGCTCCGCGATCGGCGTGACGATCGTCCACGACCCGTCGGAGCTCGCCCCGGCTATCGCGGAGGCCTTCCGGCACGACAGCGTGGTGCTCGTCGAGCGGTTCATCGACGGGACCGAGGTGACTGTCGGGGTGCTCGGCGTCGATCCGCCGTTCGCGTTGCCGACGCTCGAGATCGTCCCAGCGCACGAGTTCTACGACTACGAGTCGAAGTACGTGCCCGGCATGAGCCGCCACATCATCCCCGCACGCGTGCCCGAGGAGGCGCGGGAGCTGTGCGCCAAGCTCGCGGTAGCCGCGCACGAAGCGCTCGGGTGCAGAGGCGTGTCGCGGACCGACATCATCGTCGAGCCGAGCGGCGAGGCGTGGGTGCTCGAGGTGAACACGATACCGGGCATGACGCGCACGAGCCTGCTGCCGGACGCGGCGCGGGCCGCCGGCATCGAGTTCCCCGAGCTGTGCGCTCTGCTCGTGGGTTACGCGCTCGGGGACTCGTCTTCGGAAGCCTGA
- a CDS encoding multiheme c-type cytochrome, with amino-acid sequence MRSKQALVGAAAALLLVGAASAAWGLPSIPSSKFQPAEGCGCHAGLYDQWQASMHAKALTDPLYLHKVAEADKATKGALGPYCTGCHAPVAVMGGEISGLDISKVSPQGKQGVGCDLCHQVVGTEGALGNTSLKVQADGAKHAQLKDAVSPVHATAYSAFHESAEFCGNCHNVDHPVNGMHLEMTYSEWKKGPYAKEGIVCQDCHMTPGPGVTKPNPGKAAAGGPEREHIYTMTFAGGNVGLGDAARAEERLKAAAKVEIDVPDVVEPGKQTKAVVTVTNVGAGHYIPTGLTEVRQMWLEVKALDAAGKQIASTKHEFGTVLEDAKGNHPVELWDAVGIYKDDRIPPRGSSTDEVAFTMPDGAVTLSAVLYYRSAPEEMAKAAGVEIPTTEMAKAEKVVYTSAEEKSKAAVPAPEGDGGMGGLATWIAAAVVLAAGVAAAIVIARRKA; translated from the coding sequence ATGAGATCCAAACAGGCGCTCGTCGGCGCCGCAGCAGCGCTGCTGCTGGTCGGCGCAGCGTCGGCGGCGTGGGGCCTGCCCTCGATACCGAGCAGCAAGTTCCAGCCGGCGGAGGGGTGCGGGTGCCACGCGGGGCTCTACGACCAGTGGCAAGCGTCGATGCACGCGAAAGCGCTCACGGACCCGCTGTACCTCCACAAGGTCGCGGAGGCCGACAAGGCGACCAAGGGCGCTCTCGGCCCCTACTGCACCGGATGCCACGCACCCGTGGCCGTGATGGGGGGCGAGATCTCTGGGCTTGACATAAGCAAAGTCTCGCCGCAGGGCAAGCAGGGGGTGGGCTGCGACCTGTGCCACCAGGTCGTGGGAACCGAAGGCGCGCTTGGCAACACCTCGCTCAAGGTGCAGGCCGACGGAGCGAAGCACGCGCAGCTCAAAGATGCCGTGTCACCCGTCCACGCGACGGCGTACTCGGCGTTCCATGAGTCGGCGGAGTTCTGCGGCAACTGCCACAACGTGGATCACCCGGTGAACGGCATGCACCTCGAGATGACGTACTCCGAGTGGAAGAAGGGCCCGTACGCCAAGGAAGGGATCGTGTGCCAGGACTGCCACATGACCCCAGGCCCTGGCGTCACCAAGCCGAACCCCGGGAAGGCCGCGGCGGGCGGCCCTGAGCGCGAGCACATCTACACGATGACGTTCGCGGGCGGCAATGTCGGACTCGGCGATGCGGCGAGGGCCGAGGAGCGCCTGAAGGCGGCGGCGAAGGTCGAGATCGACGTTCCTGACGTGGTGGAGCCCGGGAAACAGACGAAGGCCGTGGTGACGGTCACGAATGTGGGCGCCGGCCACTACATCCCGACGGGGCTCACCGAGGTCCGCCAGATGTGGCTGGAAGTGAAGGCGCTCGACGCTGCCGGCAAACAGATCGCCAGCACGAAGCACGAGTTCGGCACCGTCCTTGAGGACGCGAAGGGCAACCACCCCGTGGAGCTGTGGGACGCCGTCGGCATCTACAAGGACGACCGCATCCCGCCGCGCGGCTCGAGCACCGACGAGGTCGCTTTCACGATGCCGGACGGCGCGGTGACCCTCAGCGCGGTCCTGTACTACCGCTCTGCGCCCGAGGAGATGGCGAAGGCCGCAGGCGTGGAGATCCCGACCACCGAGATGGCGAAGGCCGAGAAGGTCGTCTACACGTCCGCAGAAGAGAAGTCGAAGGCCGCGGTGCCCGCGCCAGAGGGCGACGGCGGCATGGGCGGTCTAGCCACGTGGATTGCGGCGGCCGTCGTGCTTGCTGCGGGCGTCGCAGCGGCGATCGTCATCGCTCGGAGGAAGGCGTAG
- a CDS encoding S1C family serine protease: protein MELDPRLPDERGADVAPAETSAEEEALRSQDAAAGPTSDEPPAEPVLPAGPVLPPPPAPLERARTPWGRILVVTALVSALFGVAGGYGGWLLAREARIAPATGTVRVVSGATEEAVAAAAAAAVPSVVNIDVTTNETSDSGSGLPKDHPAVPVTGNGSGVAFKRAEDGGTYIVTNQHVVADADKIVVTDSTGERIKGVVVGADEETDIAVVKIDAEIPLITIGDSEKLVVGQLVVAIGSPFGLQHSVTAGVVSAIHRSLPDFAENAKRYPLVDVIQTDAAINPGNSGGALVDRTGALVGIPAAIFTDTGADDGVGFAIPVKTAVRVATEIIETGSAKHPFLGIEGMTVTADLAAEKKLPVEEGAYVVNVTKGTEAEKAGLKPGDVIVKLNETPIRSMDDLLLAVRRHAIGDTVTLSVWRNGKQIEVTMKVGVKPKNL, encoded by the coding sequence ATGGAACTCGACCCTCGCCTGCCTGACGAACGCGGCGCGGACGTGGCGCCCGCTGAGACCTCGGCCGAGGAGGAGGCCCTGCGTTCGCAGGACGCCGCCGCTGGACCGACGAGCGACGAGCCGCCAGCAGAGCCCGTCTTGCCAGCAGGGCCCGTCCTGCCGCCACCGCCGGCGCCGCTCGAGCGAGCGCGGACCCCATGGGGCCGCATCCTCGTCGTCACGGCGCTCGTCTCGGCCCTCTTCGGCGTCGCGGGCGGTTATGGCGGGTGGCTCCTCGCGCGAGAGGCGCGGATAGCCCCGGCGACCGGCACCGTGCGCGTGGTGTCGGGCGCGACCGAGGAGGCGGTCGCGGCGGCGGCTGCTGCTGCCGTGCCGAGCGTCGTCAACATCGACGTCACGACCAACGAGACCTCAGACTCCGGGAGCGGGCTTCCGAAGGACCACCCGGCCGTGCCCGTCACCGGCAACGGCTCGGGCGTGGCGTTCAAGCGCGCCGAGGACGGAGGGACCTACATCGTCACCAACCAGCACGTCGTCGCCGATGCCGACAAGATCGTCGTCACGGACTCGACCGGCGAGCGCATCAAAGGCGTCGTGGTCGGCGCGGACGAGGAGACCGACATCGCGGTGGTGAAGATCGACGCCGAGATCCCGCTCATCACCATCGGTGATTCCGAGAAGCTCGTCGTGGGGCAGCTCGTGGTGGCCATCGGCTCGCCCTTCGGGCTGCAGCACTCCGTGACGGCCGGTGTGGTCTCGGCCATCCACCGCTCGCTTCCTGACTTCGCGGAGAACGCGAAGCGCTACCCGCTCGTCGACGTCATCCAGACCGACGCCGCCATCAACCCGGGCAACTCCGGCGGCGCGCTCGTCGACCGTACCGGCGCACTCGTCGGGATCCCCGCCGCGATCTTCACCGACACGGGCGCCGATGACGGCGTCGGCTTCGCGATCCCCGTGAAGACCGCCGTGCGCGTCGCGACCGAGATCATCGAGACCGGCTCCGCGAAGCACCCCTTCCTCGGGATCGAGGGCATGACCGTGACGGCCGACCTCGCCGCCGAGAAGAAGCTGCCTGTCGAGGAAGGCGCGTACGTCGTGAACGTGACGAAGGGCACCGAAGCCGAGAAGGCCGGCCTGAAGCCCGGCGACGTCATCGTCAAGCTCAACGAGACCCCGATCCGCTCGATGGACGACCTCTTGCTCGCCGTGCGGCGGCACGCCATCGGCGACACGGTCACGCTGTCGGTGTGGCGCAACGGCAAGCAGATCGAGGTCACGATGAAAGTCGGCGTCAAACCGAAGAACCTCTAA
- a CDS encoding ferritin family protein, producing the protein MVERYRCKGCGYYHVGPAPERCPVCGAPQSFFVPYEGPGDLAGTKTLENLKAAFAGESQANRRYTLFARIARLEGDERAAAAFEHAAEEETAHALGHLAYMRAFGSTADNLKAAAEGENYETVDMYPSFAEIAEQEGFPEIAQYFRAVGGFERKHRDRYHEVLEKEGGE; encoded by the coding sequence ATGGTCGAGCGCTATCGCTGCAAGGGTTGCGGCTACTACCACGTCGGACCCGCACCGGAGCGCTGCCCGGTGTGCGGCGCGCCCCAGTCGTTCTTCGTGCCGTACGAAGGTCCCGGCGACCTTGCTGGCACCAAGACGCTCGAGAACCTGAAGGCGGCGTTCGCCGGCGAGTCGCAGGCCAACCGCCGCTACACGCTCTTCGCGCGCATCGCCCGCCTTGAGGGCGACGAGAGAGCTGCCGCTGCGTTCGAGCACGCGGCCGAGGAGGAGACCGCGCACGCCCTCGGCCACCTCGCGTACATGCGCGCGTTCGGCTCCACGGCGGACAACCTCAAAGCCGCAGCCGAGGGCGAGAACTACGAGACGGTCGACATGTACCCGTCCTTCGCCGAGATCGCCGAGCAGGAGGGCTTCCCGGAGATCGCGCAGTACTTCCGGGCGGTCGGCGGCTTCGAGCGGAAGCACCGCGACCGCTACCACGAGGTGCTCGAAAAGGAAGGCGGCGAGTGA